From Carassius auratus strain Wakin chromosome 10, ASM336829v1, whole genome shotgun sequence, a single genomic window includes:
- the LOC113110086 gene encoding RAC-beta serine/threonine-protein kinase A-like isoform X2, with protein MTEVSVVKEGWLYKRGEYIKTWRPRYFILKSDGSFMGYKEKPELTDQSSAPLNHFSVEECQLMKTERPRPNTFMIRCLQWTSVIERTFHVESSEERDEWMCAIQAVANGLQAREADEPMDIKYSAPGDVCGLEDMEVSLSKSSSRVTMNDFDYLKLLGKGTFGKVILVREKASGVYYAMKILRKEVIIAKTLKYAFQTPDRLCFVMEYANGGELFFHLSRERVFSEDRARFYGAEIVSALDYLHSQNVVYRDLKLENLMLDKDGHMKITDFGLCKEGITDEATMRTFCGTPEYLAPEVLEDNDYGRAVDWWGLGVVMYEMMCGRLPFYNQDHERLFELIVMEEIRFPKNLSPEAKALLTGLLRKDPKQRLGGGPDDAREVMGHKFFSGVHWEDVLQKKLVPPFKPQVTSETDTRYFDDEFTAQSITVTPPNKLSRQDVEDAGPVAHFPQFSYSASIRE; from the exons ATGACGGAGGTCAGCGTGGTCAAGGAAGGCTGGCTCTATAAACGAG gtGAGTACATCAAGACCTGGAGGCCGCGCTACTTCATCCTGAAGAGTGACGGATCATTCATGGGCTACAAGGAGAAGCCGGAGCTGACGGATCAGAGCTCGGCTCCGCTCAATCACTTCTCTGTGGAAG AGTGTCAGCTGATGAAGACCGAGCGTCCGCGGCCCAACACCTTCATGATCCGCTGCCTGCAGTGGACGAGCGTCATCGAGAGAACCTTCCACGTGGAGAGCAGCGAGgagag GGACGAGTGGATGTGTGCGATCCAGGCCGTGGCCAATGGGCTGCAGGCGCGAGAAGCAGACGAACCAATGGACATCAAGTACAGCGCTCCTGGAGACGTGTGCGGTCTGGAGGACATGGAGGTGTCTCTGTCCAAATCCAGCTCCAGAGTG ACGATGAATGACTTTGATTACCTGAAGCTGCTGGGTAAAGGCACATTTGGGAAGGTGATTCTGGTGCGAGAGAAAGCCTCGGGGGTGTACTACGCCATGAAGATCCTGAGGAAGGAAGTCATCATCGCGAAG ACTCTTAAATACGCCTTCCAGACGCCTGACCGGCTGTGTTTCGTGATGGAGTATGCTAACGGTGGAGAG CTGTTCTTCCATCTGTCTCGTGAGCGTGTCTTCTCTGAGGACAGGGCACGCTTCTACGGCGCTGAGATCGTCTCGGCTCTGGACTATCTGCACTCACAGAACGTGGTCTACCGGGACCTGAAG CTGGAGAACCTCATGCTGGATAAAGACGGTCATATGAAGATCACAGACTTTGGTCTCTGTAAGGAGGGAATCACTGACGAGGCCACCATGAGAACGTTCTGTGGAACCCCAGAATACCTTGCGCCGGAG GTGCTGGAGGACAATGATTACGGCCGCGCTGTGGACTGGTGGGGTCTGGGGGTGGTGATGTACGAGATGATGTGTGGACGCCTGCCCTTCTACAATCAGGACCACGAGCGGCTCTTCGAGCTCATCGTGATGGAGGAGATCCGTTTCCCCAAGAACCTCTCGCCTGAAGCCAAAGCGCTGCTGACCGGCCTGCTGAGGAAAGACCCCAAACAGAG GCTCGGAGGCGGACCTGATGACGCCAGAGAAGTGATGGGGCACAAGTTCTTCTCTGGTGTTCACTGGGAGGACGTGCTGCAGAAGAAG CTGGTGCCACCGTTTAAACCGCAGGTGACGTCAGAGACGGACACACGCTACTTCGACGATGAGTTCACCGCGCAGAGCATCACTGTTACGCCGCCAAACAAGC TGAGTCGTCAGGATGTGGAGGACGCTGGGCCGGTCGCTCACTTCCCTCAGTTCTCTTACTCCGCCAGCATACGAGAGTGA
- the LOC113110086 gene encoding RAC-beta serine/threonine-protein kinase-like isoform X1: protein MTEVSVVKEGWLYKRGEYIKTWRPRYFILKSDGSFMGYKEKPELTDQSSAPLNHFSVEECQLMKTERPRPNTFMIRCLQWTSVIERTFHVESSEERDEWMCAIQAVANGLQAREADEPMDIKYSAPGDVCGLEDMEVSLSKSSSRVTMNDFDYLKLLGKGTFGKVILVREKASGVYYAMKILRKEVIIAKDEVAHTVTESRVLQNTRHPFLTTLKYAFQTPDRLCFVMEYANGGELFFHLSRERVFSEDRARFYGAEIVSALDYLHSQNVVYRDLKLENLMLDKDGHMKITDFGLCKEGITDEATMRTFCGTPEYLAPEVLEDNDYGRAVDWWGLGVVMYEMMCGRLPFYNQDHERLFELIVMEEIRFPKNLSPEAKALLTGLLRKDPKQRLGGGPDDAREVMGHKFFSGVHWEDVLQKKLVPPFKPQVTSETDTRYFDDEFTAQSITVTPPNKLSRQDVEDAGPVAHFPQFSYSASIRE, encoded by the exons ATGACGGAGGTCAGCGTGGTCAAGGAAGGCTGGCTCTATAAACGAG gtGAGTACATCAAGACCTGGAGGCCGCGCTACTTCATCCTGAAGAGTGACGGATCATTCATGGGCTACAAGGAGAAGCCGGAGCTGACGGATCAGAGCTCGGCTCCGCTCAATCACTTCTCTGTGGAAG AGTGTCAGCTGATGAAGACCGAGCGTCCGCGGCCCAACACCTTCATGATCCGCTGCCTGCAGTGGACGAGCGTCATCGAGAGAACCTTCCACGTGGAGAGCAGCGAGgagag GGACGAGTGGATGTGTGCGATCCAGGCCGTGGCCAATGGGCTGCAGGCGCGAGAAGCAGACGAACCAATGGACATCAAGTACAGCGCTCCTGGAGACGTGTGCGGTCTGGAGGACATGGAGGTGTCTCTGTCCAAATCCAGCTCCAGAGTG ACGATGAATGACTTTGATTACCTGAAGCTGCTGGGTAAAGGCACATTTGGGAAGGTGATTCTGGTGCGAGAGAAAGCCTCGGGGGTGTACTACGCCATGAAGATCCTGAGGAAGGAAGTCATCATCGCGAAG gatGAAGTGGCACATACGGTCACAGAGAGCCGAGTGCTGCAGAACACCAGACACCCCTTCCTGacg ACTCTTAAATACGCCTTCCAGACGCCTGACCGGCTGTGTTTCGTGATGGAGTATGCTAACGGTGGAGAG CTGTTCTTCCATCTGTCTCGTGAGCGTGTCTTCTCTGAGGACAGGGCACGCTTCTACGGCGCTGAGATCGTCTCGGCTCTGGACTATCTGCACTCACAGAACGTGGTCTACCGGGACCTGAAG CTGGAGAACCTCATGCTGGATAAAGACGGTCATATGAAGATCACAGACTTTGGTCTCTGTAAGGAGGGAATCACTGACGAGGCCACCATGAGAACGTTCTGTGGAACCCCAGAATACCTTGCGCCGGAG GTGCTGGAGGACAATGATTACGGCCGCGCTGTGGACTGGTGGGGTCTGGGGGTGGTGATGTACGAGATGATGTGTGGACGCCTGCCCTTCTACAATCAGGACCACGAGCGGCTCTTCGAGCTCATCGTGATGGAGGAGATCCGTTTCCCCAAGAACCTCTCGCCTGAAGCCAAAGCGCTGCTGACCGGCCTGCTGAGGAAAGACCCCAAACAGAG GCTCGGAGGCGGACCTGATGACGCCAGAGAAGTGATGGGGCACAAGTTCTTCTCTGGTGTTCACTGGGAGGACGTGCTGCAGAAGAAG CTGGTGCCACCGTTTAAACCGCAGGTGACGTCAGAGACGGACACACGCTACTTCGACGATGAGTTCACCGCGCAGAGCATCACTGTTACGCCGCCAAACAAGC TGAGTCGTCAGGATGTGGAGGACGCTGGGCCGGTCGCTCACTTCCCTCAGTTCTCTTACTCCGCCAGCATACGAGAGTGA